DNA from Danio aesculapii chromosome 10, fDanAes4.1, whole genome shotgun sequence:
tttccttttaaaaagGCTGCTGCTGATCCTCCTGCATGTAAATAACCTCATTCCTATTACAGATCCATTAGAAATGTATAAGTCGCATGCAGCAGCTGCATGGTTGCGTGGCGGGAATTCTATAGCATGTTAGCATCTTAGCACACAGCTCACTGACCCGGTAATGCTGACATTCATGAGGTTTACAATTCAGGTCAGTGGGTTTTTCAGCCCAACAGCATGGCACTGCAGAGGAAGCTGGGGGTGGGGGTGGTTGGCAGTGGTGGAGGCCTCTGTCTTTATAGTGGAAAAAGCTCCACTTCTACTGTCTGTCCTCGAACTGAGGAGTGACACAGTTACGTAATGCGACAATATACTGCATCGTCAGTCCCTCACAACCTAATTCTGTCCTATACAATCCAttcccatgtcataaagcaccctGCATGACATTGAAAGCGTTCTAGGtataatcacattttattaaATAGGAAACATGTGACATTAAGATAATCACACCCAGTcatacacgcactcatacacacaaaaatagtCCTCTATTAAATATGTGCATGTGATGGCAACTTAAAAAAGGATCTATCTGTCCAAAACTCGTCATCCATGAAAGTCTTAGCTTACCTATAACACCAACTGCCTGCGAAACATCACCTCTACTGTCCTTTAATGCAGTCTCACACAACGTTCAAGTGCAGGCGGAAAGAAAAATCCACAAAGTTAGATCCATACGCCTCATGGTTTTTCTTTCGATGACATGTTACACACACATTTGTTACAGCTGACAGGCACTGTGTGACTTAACACAGTGTTTACAAAAACAGCGAGAAAAGGACATCGGGAGAGGAGTGAGATGGCTCGTCTGGTTGAAAAAGTAGGGCATGCGTTCTGCTACATACATTCAAAAGAGACTGTGAATATCCTGTCTTGGCATGAACTGTACAGGTAAGATATTCTGTTTGTTTGCATACAACACGTGGGAGCTCCAAAAAGACTAACATTGATCCACGAAGTTCACTTGAAAAGGAAAAAACGTTGGAAAAAGACACCAGACAAAAAAGAATCTAAAAAAAGAAGGCCAAGGCTACAAAGATTCCTCCATTGCTCTGTAACAaaaccttttttgtgtgtgtggcagGCTGGGAAGATAAGAAAAAAGCACCTTGTGATGATACTTGGCCCCTGCGGTGTTTTTAGACCTGGGCGAAAACCAGAAGACTCGATGATGGATTGCTTGCTTCTTCTCTGAGGCTTTTAATTACCACAAAAGACCATTATAAAGCATTACAGTGCCGGAGATAATGGACGGATGCATTGCTTGTTTTTTCAGAGAAGGTCTACATGGCTCAGGATTCCAGGTGAGGGCTCTTGTGCTTTAGTGCCTGCCATTTAATTTCCATGTTTGGTTGCCATGGGGATCATTTAGACAGGGTCTTTGTGTGTGCGTCTGGGCCTGATGGCGCACAGAATTAAATCCACAGCGTCAGATTGTTCAGGAGTGATATGAAGACAGAAAGAAGAAACACTGGTGTGATTGACACCAGTGTGTAAATTGGTTTAAATAATGAAAACAGTCCAGTTGTTCCTGTAAAAAGGCTCAAACCAGGCACAGTGATGCCTGATTGAATATTAAAAAGTAGATCTTGAAGAAAACTGCCAGTGGAATGTGTCAAGGTTTTGTCATAGAATTTGAGTATCAGTTATTTTCGGGGGACGGCAGCTGTAGCTGTTGGTGCAGGCTTATTGCTGGTCTTACGAACGGGCATTTTGGAGACGGGGATCTTGGAACGTGCAGCTTCCCCCCTTCCCTGCACTGAATGGTAGGTTGCAGTAGATCCGTGTTTAATTGGGATCTTAGACTCCCGGGATAAGCTTGTGGCACCAGAACGTGCTGATGTCTGGAGACCAAGTTTGCCATCCATAATATCCTCTTGGCTGTGGGAGAGAGTTGGAGTGACAGCCCCTGATTCTGTGGAGACATCACTGAGGGCCTCTTTGCTGCTGCTTTCACGTGAGAGAGTAAATGAGCTCTCCTCTTCGTGCACTGGTGTTGGTAGATTCGAGTGGTCCTCATCTCCATTGGGCTGGGAATCTCGAGGATGCATTTTAGGTCTGCCTCCACCACTAACAGGGATCTTACTCAGAGTTGTGGGCTTTACTGCAGGACCCCTTTTCACTGCCTCCCTCAAATCCATACTGCCGTCATCTTCTCTTTTTGAAGAAATGAAGGATGGGGTAATACCCGAAGGCGACTTCAAGACAGGAATGTGTGGTGCGGAGGCACCTGTGGGTGATTTCATGGTACTAAGTGCTGGCATGGTTGCAAATTGTGATGAGGCAAGAGTGGATGGAGGTTTAGCAACAGGAGCCGTTGATTCAGAAATGGAGGTTTTCCTTACAGATGTTGTGCTAGTTTGGGTACAAGATTTTGAAGTCTGCACTGTTGGTTGTTTTGTCTCAGCCTTGGCTATAGGAGCAGTGTTACGGCTTGTCGATAATCCAAATGTCGTCACATATTTTGGTCTTGGTGTCGGTGCAGGGGCTGGTGCTGGTTTTCCAAATGGTGGTGGAAAAGGGGTGTATTTGGTTGCAGAGGTAGCTTGTTTTGATTCATGGGTAATGCTTGGAGCTGATTTTGAAGCAGGGGTTGGGGCTTGGGTAGGTTTAGCCACAGGGATCTGGGCAGGTTCAGTTTTGGTAACAGCAGCAGTTTCAGGGGTAGAAATGATTGGTGGTGGGGAGGTTTCAGATGTAGGTATGAAGATGGAAGAAGGAATGGGTGTAGGTTCGGTTATGGGGGCAGTTATGGCACTAGATATTGTGGCAGGTTTAATTTCAGGGCTAGATTTAGGAGATGGGGCAGGTTGAGCTGGGGAAGTTATAGGTTTGGATTTGGGGCTTGGTATAGGCTGTGAAATGGAGGCAGATGCAGGGGTTGGGGAAGGTTTAATAATCTGAGGAGTAGATGTTGTGGTTTgaagggttggggtaggtttgGTTATGGGCATAGCTGATGGCATAGGGGTGGGTTTGTAGAGAGGACTGGATGTTGGGGTTGAGAGAATAGGGCCAGTAGGCATAGACGGTGACATCTGGGTCACCGAAGAGGAGGCTAAGGTACCTGCAGGTTTTGTCAAAGGGCTAGGGATAGGTTTGGTGGTGGAAGGTGAAGGGGTGGGTTTAGCTGCTGAAGTAGGAGAAGGTTTAGAGGAGATTGTGGGGCTGAGAGTAGATGTTGGAGAAGGGCTAGGTTTTGATCTGGTAGAAGTTGCAGAAGATGACGTCTTCTCAGAACTATCCACTTTTAGTGTGCTAGGTGCTCCCTCCATTCGATTGCTAGCTTTGGCCCATTCTGCCTCAACATCTGCTACAATATCTCCACATGGTGTCAGTGAATCGAAGCTCAAAATTGATGAGATATCTCCAAGCAGTGTGCTCAAGCGTTCATTTGTTGGGGGTTTGGTTGTCCCGCTCACCTTTGCAGAGTCCTCAGATGACGTTGGGCCCTCTTGTGGTGTAGAGAGCTGATGTTTTTCCTCTGTTTCCTCTACAGAGCGAGGCGGAGGCCCAGGTGTCAACGTGAGACTCTCTTTTATGATCTCAACACTGTTGGAACGGGAAGCAAGAAGGGGAGGTCCTGGTTGAACCTCCTCTTCGTCCTCTTTTTCTTTTCCACGCCATCGTACGGTACCAAATAATCCCTTCAGACCTTTCCGTTGCCGCCCGGGCCTTTGAGACTCAGTCTGAGCCTGCCGTTCTCCCGTCATTCCCCTCCGGCCTTTGCGTAGCATATTAAGGAAACTCAAAGACTTAGCAGAGGTAAGAGAGGAGATGGACTGCCTCGTGGGGGTTGTTTGTGAATTCATGTCCCCGCTGATGAACTCCTCTATAGGAGCATCCTCCTGTTGACTTTCGTCCTCCTGGTCAAGATCCACCTGCTCTGCCTCTGCTTCAGGGGCCGTCGGCTCATTTAATCCGTCCTGGGTTTTGCTTCTTGACGGTGGTGATTTAGGGCCTCCATCTCCTTTCCCTCGCATGGAGAAGATGCTAGCGACACTGCTCCCAGGCTTCCGCTTCCCGAACAGTTTTAAGGCTTTTCTGATTTTACCTGGAGGCTGAGGGTCACATGGCGGTGGTTCACAGCTCTCCGACTGTGCATCCATATTCCAGCTCCACTGCAGCGTATCTTCACTTTCGTCTCGACGTTTCTGTCTTCTCTCACACCTTCTCTATCTATAACCTCACGCTCAGATGAATGAAACTCGGCTCtaatcagaataaataaataaattaccttTTCCCTTTATTTTTCAGTGCTAGAAATGTGCATCTATCTCCGTTTCCACTCTCGTTCCCTCCCTCTGTCTATTGCTCTTTTTTTAAGcgctccctctttctctctctgcttCTGTTCCTCCCTCCCAAGCCTCCgccctccctctccctctctctgctcctctcCTCTGACTGCTCCAGCCAGTCGTCATGGCAACTGAGGGTCTTAGCAGCTTTCGTCAGCAATGGAGCGGAGCCAGGGGCTGTCATCATCCTACCCTCTTtcctcctttctctctctctctctctctctttctcccagtCCACTCCCTCTTTTCATCCAAATAAGTGTTCCCATCTCTCCCATCCCGGTTAGTCATCCAGATTTATCCTCCCTATTCGCTTTCTATCAGCATCAATGCTGCATATGGGACAAAGCACAACATTGGGAGCAACTGGCTTGGTGCACGGCATCCCTGCTGTGATAGATTTACAAAACAAGCTGCTCAAAATATCAATCTGATCGAAATATGCTACCACTCCACGCCTGTGTATTGAATTTATGTACATTAGAGGGAGGACATATTGGAAGGCTGCTGAAATTTTCTAATGCATAAAGCTGTGTGTGACTGCTGTCAAAGCTTAAACAGTTTGCCCATTATTTATCCCACTTTGTCCCTTGTTGTCTTTCTCCAACAACCTTCCTTCTCTCCTTCTGCCCCTCCCACTCAACCGTCCACAatctctctctcccacacacacacacatgattccCGAAGGACATCAGTACATGCTTTACATTATGTGCTTATAGCCCCTCCTTTTGCTCCATTATCACATGTATTCCTCTGGGGATTTATTGACTTTAGGATTTCAGTCATTTTCGGACACTAGGAGTGTTCCTATCATCATGAAACTACTCAAACACACACCTTCATCTCAGTGCCTTTACCTTGCTGTTTTATGATCTCCCACAGTAATTCTCTTTCTCTGTTTTCCATTTACTTGAGAGATTACACACCACACCCATCTCACCCAATGCACATCCACCATACTTTTATACTATTCTCTCTTTTGTCGAGTTCAgattgcatgattttagcccgGATTTTGGCTCACTGACAggttgagaaatcgcagacaaatgcctgacctcacaggcaaatcggtgctcattcacgCGAGTAACAATTACACattgtgaactatcaaagacgtgatctgagagaatcacagatGAGTCGCCAAATcctgccgtgtgaaatgtgttctgattgcaaataacatcggcgattacctacagccaatgagagagcagtaTCCACTAGTACACTAGAAacaaaggtatgcgagctgtcactgaggtTGTATCTTTTCaataggtacaaatttgtacctaaaatgtccatattaatacctcaaggttaCCTATTAGCACCTTAAAAGtagaaaagtgttcctcttaaaaattttaggtactaatatatacatttgaggtaccaatatgtagcCTTTAAGTACAAACTTGTACcttctgaaaaggtaccaccccagtgacagcttgtgtacctttatttctgagagtgtatgagtatCTACAGACCAATAGGAggttggggagaagttaaaaggcttctttttggtctatttggacacaagaaatgggctagtggaaatttggcaggagcaccagtgtctgtttgacatgtcatctgagaaatatcacaactgggtcaaaaaagaaaaaaggtttgagagaaattgctaattcccttcaaaacccaggtgagcaaaataaccactgaaggcttctttctcattatgtagttaataacaaaatgtaTACTATGAGACCTTGCATTGTTTCCATTTCACTTcttgcgtgtgtttggttgtgagaggtAGTTTGCGAACTGAGACAAAGTTGTCTGCCATTCTTCCtactgtaaagtcatgcagtgtgaaacccgcTGTTGCCGAttcatcctacagtgtaaacacagtgcaacagaatgctacctcagatagtcatgcagtgtgaaaacatctgtgaggtgactactttttaaaattacgCTCTAGTTTGCATTACTCTCTAGTTTGCTACACAGTGCAATTCATGTCATGTGAAAATAAGGAATAACCCCATAAGTTTAGATACTTGCGTTAAATTTAGGCCAAAACCTCCTGTCAGTGCGATAAATCCCAAAATGACCCCAAACGTCTAACTCTGTTCATTCAGAGCAGTTTTATTGTAATTAAAGCAGAGTTGCCCACTTTCGCTCTGGGAACAGCGTCTCTTTATTTTCtctattttcactttttaagcTAAAACAAAAGCATATTTCTCTTGAAAAGCTTTTGTATATCACATTTtataaccaacataggctcattctgaaaacatagccctatatacatttctggagatcacgaattatgtaaccagaagtacgtatggctgcatttcatctttaaaacgaacgctacggggcagtatgacggcgttccttttcgcggttaccagctgaccgcttacctccgtatggacggctttaagctgttaccagtttgtccagttagctcgctatgtacatcggcagacttgagacgcagggaggagttgaccacgacgacagggttcgagtccggcaaagaaccGTTCTAGAAAgccggtaagacaaaaacagaagccagaaaacaaagtaaacaagtaaataaaacggagagaatgtggtaaaattgcaaaacgttgtaaaaatcaggtgagggcttttctttttctggattgctttttaaaactgtcggttctgttcagggaagtgggtgggcgggtcaatcagtgcttttgaaaatactattggttgggtttaggaaaggaggagagtgggtcagtcgatcagtcagtcagtcagtcagttgacagcggcctccgGTGGATTTACTCGAGAACATCATGCGTGagtggcactcgcgagagaaatttgagatctgaaaaagcgtacacagcctaaaacaaaactgcaaaaaacatagatcctatttggtgctctccagaaatgtatagcggtacattttcagaatgagcctgggttgtttatatCCCATTTGAGAGTGAGGGGGCAAATGATGGTTCAGTGGTACTATGCGTATATGGAGGATCACCTCTGTGTAGATGATACAGAAGCTAAGTGAGTCAGGATTGACGCTGGTGTCTCCTCAAAAGAAGTAGGTGCCTGACACCGTCTACACCCATCAATGCATGCATCTCCTTTACTGTCATTATTTTTTCTCTGTATTCTCTCTTTTAAAACAGGCCTCTATCCTTCTTCCTTCACCCCATCGCAATGAAACAATGAATTCATTCATCCCTTAAGTGCTGCTTTCACTGGGGCTCACTAAACAGGGGAGACTCGCCAGACAGAACAACACGTTACTCTGTGctgagacacaaacacacatagttATGAAAGAAAAAGAGCAATAGGCTAGAACTAATAATGCAAGGGATCAACCACCCACGCATGTGTCACTTAATTAAATATTCTACTTAAAACAGTTGTCAACTTGGTTCAGATGCAGTTTTTTCTCCGTCTTATTAGAAGAGCTGCTAAAATCAATaaagttttgtttattaatttgtaacattttcatcattcattttccttcggcttagccccttatttattaggaaacttaggctcattctgaaaacgtagccctatatacattactggagatcgtgaattatgtagtcagaagtacCTATGGCTGATTTTctcctttaaaatgaacactacggtgCGGTATGAccccgttccttttcgtgcttaccagctgaccgcttacctccgtatggacagctttcccgcagttaccagtttgtccagttagctcgccatgtacatcggcggacttgagacgcaaagaggagttgaccacgatgacggggttcgagtctggtgaagaaaaagttccagaaagcagataagacaaaaacacaagccaaaaaaataaaataaacaagtaaaaaacagggtgagaatgtggtcaaatctgaaaatgtggtaggatcaagcgagggcttttctttttctggccTCTTTtagattcatgaaaacaaaaactgcaaaaaaatggaGGTCCTGGGACGTGTTtgggctctccagaaatgtatataggggtatgttttcagaatgagcctcagTTGCGTTAATATGTACATATTTTTGAGAGAAGTGTTCACTTGGGGGTTTATTTTATAAACTTCTCAACGTCTTCAAAGCTTcagttatcattattatcatttaaagcGATTATTTATTGACGTCAACAGTAGCTCAATATAAAATATTCCCTATTTTCAGAATATTGTGGggaaaattacttaaaatataaaatttttcagCAATTTAGGTCTGAAATACTGAATATTTTATACTGACATTCATTCTCTGATAAAAAAAgctctaaataaaaatattccttaacagtttaggtcacaattcatgctattacatgatatgaactgttcattagtaaTTAAAAAGCATGATTTTATTCTGAATCCCAAATCCTTACTTaagcctaaacccaacttctaccttactaactattatttaaacagctaattagttgTTTATTAGGCTAGCACTGTTAGTTAATGGTatgttaaaactgtaaattgtgacctaaagcATTACCTAATATTATTTAAAGACATAGATATATgttaaaacacaaatgaacattacACTCAAAGCATGTGTCTCTGTTAATGTCCAAAAAACTGATTTAAGAGAATTTAAGAAAATGGTGTTATGAATTTCTCTAAAGCCGAAGTTTATTTTGCAAGGCAGTTCATAAGTAAAAACAAGTGACATACAGATAATATCAGCCAGATCTGTAGCTTTACTCGCAAACCACTCGATCACCTCAGTCATTAGAGTCTCAAGACTGCTTGGAATATGAATCTTTACAGAATACAAGTCACTATAAGCTAAAAGGCTTACAATAGGGACTTGTCATATAGACATTTGTGTGGCAGAGCAGAAAAAGACTTGAgactgcatgtgtatgtgtgtgttttatcaacAGCAAGAGCTCTAAATCAGGCTCAGCACAAGATCTCCTTATCACACAGAAGTGCAAAGAACAGACAATTTGCTCTTTGTTTCTTGTGATGTTGTTGGTCCTCTTATGAACTCTGAAACCTCCTGAAGAAAAGAGCAGAGATGGAGACCAACGGACCCGTTGCCAACAATACTGGAGTTTTAAAgcttgacattattattattattattattattattattatttagaattattacaattacagaaaaaacaGGCATCAGAAACAAAAGTTACAAagataaatgtattcattcattcattttccttcggcttagtcccttattcatcaggggttgccacagcggaatgaaccgccaactattccagcatatgtgttacacagtggatgcccttccagctgcaacccattactggagaATAtgcgctcacattcacacatgcacgcTCTCACTACAgccgatttagcttacccaattcacctataacgcatgtctttggactgagggggaaaccggagcacccggtggaaacccacgccaacatggggagaacatgccaacaaTACAGATTCATAATAACTTACAATAGATAGAGCTTTAAATTTTTCATAGCTTTAAGAGacttgttaaaataataaattagttaACAAAAAGCTCATATAGGGGGAAgatattcatttattccttttcttttcggcttactccttttattaatctggggtcgccacagcagaatgaaccgccaacttatccagcatatcagACCACTGATTTTAgtctaggatttcaggaatcttttaggatttcccaaatttgtctcagatgacaaaatcatggctgaaatcttacagtgtgagcagggctttaaagtgtacacagcggcctctggcggattcatgaaaacaaaaactgcaaaaaaatgtagctcctgggcgTATTTtcctctctccagaaatgtatagaggtatgttttcagaatgagcctgggttggctataGGTtaattgtgtatgggtgtttcccagtattgggttgcatctgctgcataaaacataaatagttggcggttcattctgctgtggcaacccctgataaataagggactaagccgaaggaaaatgaatgaataaatgaaagtagCAAAACAACCTTTCTAAAATGATTGCACACTCGGACAATCAATAAGGGttcaaaaagtaatattttttctcAATATCTAAAAATGTGGAGAGTTACTGTAGATGGGTATATATTAGGCTAGtatttcccaactctgttcctgaaggcacaccaacagtacacatttccaacCTTTCCTATAAAAACacgcctgaatcaactcatccgaacattagaagagacttcaaaacctgaaatgaatgggtcagatgacatccaaaatatgtcctgttggtgtgcctccaggaacagggttggaaaacattGTACTAGGTAACAATGAAACAAATGATGCATAAATGAACAGAATAGTTTTGACTACGGTGGCATTTAGGATTAAGTAATTGAGTAAATTAAGCTGAGCTCTTTGTTTTCAATCACTCCAGACTGTAGTATCGATTTTTTTAGGCCCACGCTCGAGTATATTCACTTCACCGTCTCAAATGAGTCAGTGACGCTTAAACTGTGCGCTGCTGCCCTCTGCTGACGTCATGCCGACTTGCAAGTAGAGTCTTCTATCGAGTGTTGtaggctattttattttatttgtttatgtattttatttgtacttaatttgtgttcaaattaattattaactCTTTAGAATAGTGGCCcaatagttaatgtatttaccaacattaACGAAGTGTGAATAATtttgtagagcatttattaattgtagttctacattaactaatgcattattaaaattcaatgttatgtttgttaacattagttaatgcactctgAGTTGACATGAACTAACATAAACTagtgttatttaattaaaataacattaatgttTACAAAGATGAATATATTCTGTAATAAATCTGTTGCTAATTGGTTGTAcatattagtaaatgcattaattaacattaactaacagaccattattttaaagtgttacatttaatttgtcattGTTTGTAAATTACCAGTATACGTTTATCGTTACttgaaaaaagttaattaaaaaaacattacattttatagtGACACAAGAGTTGTACATACAGTTGTGTAAAGACACTTTTTTCTCAATTTTTACAGTCAATTTCATAACGTTTTATAGCGAGAAACAAAATTAggcaaatgttatttaaaagtcatttatatatgagctttgggtcatgactgaaagtaCAAGATCTTGAATAAAAGCGACTGAAATGAGtctccttcgcagggtggcagggcgcacccttattgactgggtgaggagctctgtcacccgggaggagctcggagtagagctgctgttCCGGtgcattgagagaagtcagctgaggtggctcgggcatctgtttcggatgcctcctggacgcctacctagggaggtgttccaggcatgtcccaccaggaggaggccttggggaagaccaAGGAGGAattatgtctctcggctggcttaggaacgcctcgggatccccccagag
Protein-coding regions in this window:
- the si:ch211-244c8.4 gene encoding APC membrane recruitment protein 2, whose product is MDAQSESCEPPPCDPQPPGKIRKALKLFGKRKPGSSVASIFSMRGKGDGGPKSPPSRSKTQDGLNEPTAPEAEAEQVDLDQEDESQQEDAPIEEFISGDMNSQTTPTRQSISSLTSAKSLSFLNMLRKGRRGMTGERQAQTESQRPGRQRKGLKGLFGTVRWRGKEKEDEEEVQPGPPLLASRSNSVEIIKESLTLTPGPPPRSVEETEEKHQLSTPQEGPTSSEDSAKVSGTTKPPTNERLSTLLGDISSILSFDSLTPCGDIVADVEAEWAKASNRMEGAPSTLKVDSSEKTSSSATSTRSKPSPSPTSTLSPTISSKPSPTSAAKPTPSPSTTKPIPSPLTKPAGTLASSSVTQMSPSMPTGPILSTPTSSPLYKPTPMPSAMPITKPTPTLQTTTSTPQIIKPSPTPASASISQPIPSPKSKPITSPAQPAPSPKSSPEIKPATISSAITAPITEPTPIPSSIFIPTSETSPPPIISTPETAAVTKTEPAQIPVAKPTQAPTPASKSAPSITHESKQATSATKYTPFPPPFGKPAPAPAPTPRPKYVTTFGLSTSRNTAPIAKAETKQPTVQTSKSCTQTSTTSVRKTSISESTAPVAKPPSTLASSQFATMPALSTMKSPTGASAPHIPVLKSPSGITPSFISSKREDDGSMDLREAVKRGPAVKPTTLSKIPVSGGGRPKMHPRDSQPNGDEDHSNLPTPVHEEESSFTLSRESSSKEALSDVSTESGAVTPTLSHSQEDIMDGKLGLQTSARSGATSLSRESKIPIKHGSTATYHSVQGRGEAARSKIPVSKMPVRKTSNKPAPTATAAVPRK